A genome region from Trichosurus vulpecula isolate mTriVul1 chromosome 5, mTriVul1.pri, whole genome shotgun sequence includes the following:
- the LOC118850979 gene encoding olfactory receptor 2F1-like produces MGGDNMTWVSEFILLGLSTDQQTQVGLFVVFGATYLMTLLGNGLIILLIWLDARLHSPMYFFLCNLSVVDICYTTSGVPQMLAHFLMEKKTISYTRCATQLFFSLALGGIEFLLLAAMAYDRYVAVCDPLQYVMVMRRGMYVGLAIVSWLIGLVNSAVETAVTMRLPTCGQNVLNHVVCETVAIVRLACVDITFNQIIILISSIIVLLMPCCLVSLSYVYIVTAILRIRSTQGRRKAFGTCTSHLTVVSMSYGIALFTYMQPHGSVSAEQDKIVGLFYAVVTPMLNPLIYSLRNKDMKAALKKVIRKSSA; encoded by the coding sequence ATGGGGGGCGATAACATGACCTGGGTCAGTGAGTTCATCTTGTTGGGACTTTCTACTGACCAGCAGACACAAGTTGGGCTCTTTGTGGTGTTTGGGGCCACCTATTTGATGACCTTGCTGGGCAATGGGTTGATCATCCTTCTGATCTGGCTGGATGCTCGACTGCACTcccccatgtacttcttcctctgCAATCTCTCAGTTGTTGACATCTGCTACACAACCAGTGGGGTCCCACAGATGCTAGCACACTTTCTCATGGAGAAAAAGACCATCTCCTACACCCGATGTGCAACCCAGCTCTTCTTCTCTTTGGCTTTGGGTGGAATTGAGTTTCTACTGTTGGCAGCAATGGCTTATGACCGCTATGTGGCAGTCTGTGACCCCTTGCAATATGTGATGGTCATGCGCAGAGGAATGTATGTGGGCCTAGCCATAGTCTCCTGGCTCATTGGCCTGGTCAATTCAGCGGTGGAGACAGCAGTCACAATGAGACTCCCCACATGTGGGCAAAATGTTTTGAACCATGTGGTCTGTGAGACCGTGGCCATAGTGAGGCTGGCTTGTGTAGACATCACCTTTAATCAGATTATCATTTTAATATCTAGTATCATAGTGCTACTGATGCCTTGCTGCCTGGTTTCCCTCTCCTATGTCTACATTGTAACAGCTATCTTACGTATCCGTTCCACCCAAGGACGTCGCAAAGCCTTTGGGACATGCACCTCCCACCTCACTGTGGTTTCCATGTCTTATGGGATAGCCCTGTTTACCTATATGCAGCCCCATGGCAGTGTCTCAGCTGAACAGGACAAAATTGTAGGGCTATTCTATGCTGTAGTAACTCCCATGCTCAACCCCCTGATTTACAGCCTCAGAAACAAGGATATGAAAGCTGCCCTGAAAAAAGTGATAAGAAAGAGCTCAgcctga
- the LOC118850980 gene encoding olfactory receptor-like protein OLF3, which yields MGGDNITWVSEFVLLGLSTDQQTQVGLFVVFGATYLMTLLGNGLIILLIWLDARLHSPMYFFLCNLSVVDICYTTSGVPQMLAHFLMVKKTISYTRCATQLFFSLAMSGIEFLLLAAMAYDRYVAVCDPLQYVMVMRRGMYVGLAIVSWLIGLANSAVETAVTMRLPTCGQNVLNHVACETLSMVRLACVDITFNQIIILISSIIVLLVPCCLVSLSYVYIVTAILRIRSTQGRCKAFGTCTSHLTVVSMSYGMALFTYMQPRATASAEQDKMIVLFYAVVTPMLNPLIYSLRNKDMKAALNKVIGKSSA from the coding sequence ATGGGGGGTGATAATATCACCTGGGTCAGTGAGTTCGTCTTGTTGGGACTCTCCACTGACCAGCAGACTCAAGTTGGGCTCTTTGTGGTGTTTGGGGCCACCTATTTGATGACCTTGCTGGGCAATGGGTTGATCATCCTTCTGATCTGGCTGGATGCTCGACTGCACTcccccatgtacttcttcctctgCAATCTCTCAGTTGTTGACATCTGCTACACAACCAGTGGGGTCCCACAGATGCTAGCACACTTTCTCATGGTAAAAAAGACCATCTCTTACACCCGATGTGCAACCCAGCTCTTCTTCTCTTTGGCAATGAGTGGAATTGAGTTTCTACTGTTGGCAGCAATGGCTTATGACCGCTATGTGGCAGTCTGTGACCCCTTGCAATACGTGATGGTCATGCGCAGAGGAATGTATGTGGGCCTAGCCATAGTCTCCTGGCTCATTGGCCTGGCCAATTCAGCAGTGGAAACAGCAGTCACAATGAGACTCCCCACATGTGGGCAAAATGTTTTGAACCATGTGGCCTGTGAGACCCTGTCCATGGTGAGGCTGGCTTGTGTAGATATCACCTTTAATCAGATTATCATTTTAATATCTAGTATCATAGTACTACTGGTGCCCTGCTGCCTGGTTTCCCTCTCCTATGTCTACATTGTAACAGCTATCTTACGTATCCGTTCCACCCAAGGACGTTGCAAAGCTTTTGGGACATGCACCTCCCACCTCACTGTGGTTTCCATGTCTTATGGGATGGCCCTATTTACCTATATGCAACCCCGTGCCACTGCCTCAGCTGAGCAGGACAAAATGATAGTGCTATTCTATGCTGTGGTAACCCCCATGCTCAACCCCCTGATTTACAGCCTCAGGAACAAGGATATGAAAGCTGCCCTGAACAAAGTGATAGGAAAGAGCTCAgcttga